ATGGTTGACTACGACGTTAACAAAGTATGGGAGGATATAAAGGAGGTCATTAAAAAAGAGCTAAACCCAAGCCCGACAGATATTTCATACAACACATGGGTAGAGACTCTTGTTCCAATTTGTTTTGATGAGAATGATACATTCATACTAAAGGCATTTGCAGATTTTCACAGGGAGATTGTCATAAACAGGTATTCACTTTTGATTTTAAACGCACTGAGGCAGCTTTACTCACCTCATTTGAGTTTAAAAGTAATCTTGCCGAACGAGGTCGAAAAGTACAAAAAGTACATAAAGCAAAAACAAGAAGAAAAAGTTGAAGTCACAACAACATTAAATCCCAAATACACCTTTGAAACCTTTGTAGTTGGGAACAATAATAGGCTTGCTCATGCTGCAGCCTTGGCAGTTGCAGAAACACCACCGGGAGAAAAGACATACAACCCACTTTTTATCTACGGTGGAGTTGGGCTTGGAAAAACTCATCTTATGCATGCAATTGGCCACCATGTACTAAAGCTCTATCCTGATACAAAGGTCATGTATGTGACATCAGAAATATTCACAAACGAGCTGATTGCAGCAATTCGCGATGAAAAGACTGATGAGTTTAGGATGAAATACAGAAATGTCGACGTTCTTTTGATTGACGACATCCAGTTTTTAGGTGGAAAAGAAAGGACCCAAGAAGAGTTTTTCCACACATTCAACACACTCTATGAAGCAAATAAAAAGATAATTCTGTCCTCAGACAGACCGCCAAAAGAGATAAACACATTAGAAGACAGGCTCAGATCCCGCTTTGAATGGGGACTTATAACAGACATACAACCG
This Caldicellulosiruptor changbaiensis DNA region includes the following protein-coding sequences:
- the dnaA gene encoding chromosomal replication initiator protein DnaA, coding for MVDYDVNKVWEDIKEVIKKELNPSPTDISYNTWVETLVPICFDENDTFILKAFADFHREIVINRYSLLILNALRQLYSPHLSLKVILPNEVEKYKKYIKQKQEEKVEVTTTLNPKYTFETFVVGNNNRLAHAAALAVAETPPGEKTYNPLFIYGGVGLGKTHLMHAIGHHVLKLYPDTKVMYVTSEIFTNELIAAIRDEKTDEFRMKYRNVDVLLIDDIQFLGGKERTQEEFFHTFNTLYEANKKIILSSDRPPKEINTLEDRLRSRFEWGLITDIQPPDFETRIAILSKKCQLEGTPVPQHILEFIASKIETNIRELEGALNKILAYSKLMAPDKEITLELAEKALKEFIDTNTKKELTIEDIQAEVAGYFNIKLEDFKSSRRSRNVAFPRQIAMYLARELTNVSLPKIGEAFGGKDHTTVLHACEKIKELINKDTNIRNTVENLKKRLINRE